Proteins co-encoded in one Candidatus Melainabacteria bacterium RIFOXYA2_FULL_32_9 genomic window:
- a CDS encoding dinitrogenase iron-molybdenum cofactor biosynthesis protein, which produces MKIAITANGKDLNSNVDLRFGRAFGFIIYDMDNSTFVFIDNEQNLESAQGAGIQAAQNIVNQNVEALITGHCGPKAFKILSVAGIKVYTGAEGSVKEAIEKFKNNELQESLSPDVEGHW; this is translated from the coding sequence ATGAAAATAGCAATTACCGCAAATGGTAAAGATTTAAATAGTAATGTAGATTTAAGATTTGGCAGAGCATTTGGCTTTATTATATACGATATGGATAACAGCACATTTGTTTTCATTGATAATGAACAAAATCTGGAATCTGCACAAGGTGCAGGAATACAGGCAGCACAGAACATTGTTAATCAAAATGTAGAAGCATTAATAACAGGACATTGTGGTCCTAAAGCATTTAAAATCCTATCAGTTGCAGGAATAAAAGTTTATACAGGTGCTGAAGGCTCTGTTAAAGAAGCCATTGAAAAATTTAAAAATAATGAATTACAAGAATCCCTCTCCCCTGATGTTGAGGGACATTGGTAA
- a CDS encoding (4Fe-4S)-binding protein, with product MRIAVASGKGGTGKSTVSINLAWILSKQYKNVYLLDCDVEEPNCHIFLKPELQEVKKVFLPVPEINSDLCIGCGKCSNLCEFNALACIKDKIIVFPELCHGCGGCMLVCPVKAIHETGREVGVIEEGKIDNLNFIHGKLRIGEAMSPPLIKEVKRCLNNSQIQILDCPPGTSCPVISAISDTDFVILVTEPTPFGLYDLKLAVDMVKKMGLPFGIVINKSGSNDYLIEEYANIEQIEIMAKIPDDRLIAEAYSRGEIIIETLPEYKELFFPLLTLFKKEVSR from the coding sequence ATGAGAATAGCAGTAGCAAGTGGTAAAGGTGGTACAGGAAAGAGTACTGTATCAATAAATCTAGCCTGGATTCTCTCGAAACAGTATAAAAATGTATATTTACTTGATTGTGATGTAGAAGAACCTAATTGCCATATATTCTTGAAACCTGAATTACAGGAAGTGAAAAAAGTATTTTTGCCTGTCCCAGAAATAAATTCTGATTTATGTATAGGTTGTGGTAAATGTAGCAATCTTTGTGAATTTAATGCTTTAGCCTGTATAAAAGATAAAATAATTGTGTTTCCTGAACTCTGTCATGGCTGTGGGGGATGTATGCTTGTTTGTCCTGTTAAAGCAATTCACGAAACCGGTAGAGAAGTTGGGGTTATTGAAGAAGGTAAGATTGATAACCTAAACTTTATTCATGGCAAATTAAGAATTGGTGAGGCAATGTCACCTCCTTTAATTAAAGAAGTAAAGAGGTGTTTAAATAATTCTCAAATACAGATTTTAGATTGCCCCCCAGGGACTTCCTGTCCGGTTATAAGTGCGATTAGTGACACTGATTTTGTGATTCTTGTAACTGAGCCAACGCCTTTTGGATTGTATGATCTTAAATTGGCTGTAGATATGGTAAAGAAGATGGGTTTACCATTTGGAATTGTCATCAATAAATCTGGTAGTAACGATTATTTAATTGAAGAATATGCAAATATTGAACAGATTGAAATAATGGCAAAGATTCCTGATGATAGACTAATAGCAGAAGCCTATTCAAGAGG